The sequence AGAATAGAGGATGCGCTAAGTCCCATAATTAATTTTCCCGAGTTTGAGAGAAATTGCCTTCGTGTTGCCATATTTCTGAATTGAGTTTTGGGATCAATAGTTACCTGTAATATAATCTCAAAATCACCAATAGGAAATGTAATAAAAAAAGCCGCCTCAAATAGAGACGGCTTCTCAATCAATCAAATATGTCTTCGTCAGGCTTCTTCCCCAACCAGGTTGAATCCGGCTGATCTCCATCCGGCAAGGCCTTCCGGGAAGTCCTTTACGTTGGTATAGCCCATATCTTCAAGTTTTTCTGCAAGTTCGGGTGATGCTGTACAGTCAGCATTTGCACAATAGACAACAATTTCAGCGTCTTTATAGGGGATGACATTTTGAGCCATCTCTGCATTTTCGGTTGGAATGTTGATGGAACCCGGAATATGCCTGGCGATGAATGCATCTTTACCCAAAGCGTTGATAAGAATGGGTGGCTGAGTTCCTTTCAGTCTCTGATTGAGTGTCTTAGCGTCAATTCTTTGGAGTGTTTTAACAGTAGTAGTCATAATCTAAAGGGTTAGATTCAACTTCCTGTTCTAATGTGAATAACAAATGAGATGGAAATGACATTCATGAATAGTTCCAAACGGATTCGATCGCCGAAAACTATTTTTGCTCTATTTGATTCACACAAAAAGTGTGGTATCATTTTGGAAGAATTATGACTGACAACTCGAATTTTTACGATAATCTTCCTGAATTTTCTGATTTCAGAAAGGTATCAGACGGGGCACTTTATCATCCCGTCCCGGATGATTGGTGGATCATAGCCGGGGATATTCGAAACTCTACAGAAGCGATCGAAAACGGGAAGTACAAAGAGGTGAATATGGCGGGGGCGTCCATCATTGCAGGAATCTCAAACCTCTTTAAAGATTTTGGTTCGCTGCCTTTTACGTTTGGCGGAGACGGGTCAATTGTACTTGTACCCGATCAAAAACACTCTGAGATCAAACAAACTCTGGCATTTTGCAGGCAGGCCATTCAAGATAGTTTTGGGTTGGATATGCGCACAGGTTCAGTTCCTGTTGCCGATGTGCGAAAAGAGGGGCTCGATGTGAAAGTGGCTAAAATGAGGCTATCGGAAACCACCAGTCAGGCGGTTTTTTGGGGTGATGGACTGGAGTACGCTGAATCACTCATCAAAGACAAGGAAAAAGATGAGGATGAACCACAAGATGGGTATGTAGCAAATTTGGAGGGACTGGAGTGCAGATGGCAGGAGATACCGCCGGACCAGGAGGAGATTACCTCATACATCATCAAAGCAACGGGAAAAAACGACACTGAAAATTCGGAGATCTATGAAGAGTGTCTGAAAAAAATTGATGATATTTACGGATCGCTAAATGATCGAAACCCAATTTCGGAGGCGAAACTTATTTTCAAAAAAAGCTGGAAGAAACTGGCGGTTGAGTGGAAAATAAGAACGTGGAAACCCACCCTGAAAAAGAAGCTGAAATACGCCTGGAAACTTCTGTTTCAGCTAACCTCCGGCATCTACCTGATGAAGAGTAATACGGAGACGAAAAATACCGATTGGGGCCGCTATAAATCGGACCTGATTAAGCATGTGGATTTTCGAAAATTTAGTGAAGCTCTGAGATTTGTAGCTTCGGGAACATCAGAAGAGAGGATGAAAGTGGAAGATTTTTTAGAGGAGATGCATAATAAGGGAAAACTGTTTTATGGTGTGCACAGCTCCAACAGCCTTATTATTACCTGCTATGTAACGAACTATCACAGGGAGCATATCCACTTTGTGGATGGTATGGATGGCGGCTATGCCATGGCTGCTAAAAAAATGAAAAAACAAGTTAAAGAGAGTCGTTAGAGTCGTTAATTTTCAGATCAACCAATTCATTGATACATTTACACACTCGTTATCGTAAACGTTTACTAAATATGGCTTCAAAAAGCCCCGCAATTATCCTGAACTATGGACGAAAACCAATCGAGTGATTTTCAGAACAACGAGAATCTGAATCATCTACTGGAGCTTATTGGCCAGATTAATTCTAACCTGGAGATTAATGATGTTCTTCAAAATATCATTGAAGCGGCCAAAACAATTACTAACAGCGAAGCCAGCTCTGTCTTTTTGTTAGATAAAGAGACGGATGAACTGATTCTTACCGTACCGACGGGGCCGGTTCGTGAGAAAGTTCACGGACAGCGTTTCCCAAAAGACCAGGGAATTGCCGGTTGGGTAGCTACGAATGCAAAAGCTCAAATTGTAAATGACGTATCATCGGACGAACGATTTTACGGTGACTTTGATCCCGGCGCTTTTACAACCCGAAATATTTTATGCGTTCCAATGAAAAATCAATCCGAAGAGGTCATTGGAGTCTTGCAGGCCATAAACAAAAAGAATGGAGCCGGTTACCGGGATAGCGAGGTGTATCTTTTCCAGGCACTGGCACACCAGGCCGCTATTGCTATTACGAATACGCGCCTTCATGATGAACGAAAAACGTTGCTGAGTGAAATTCACCACAGGGTAAAAAATAATATGGCTATAATATCCGGTTTGATTCAGCTTGAAGCTCTGAATGAACCGGATGAAGCTGTTCAAAGAAAGTTGTTGAAAAGTGTTACGCGCATCTCCAGTATGGCGGCCGTACATGAGCAGCTTTACGAATCGGAGAGTTTATCGCGGTTGAACTACAAAAAAAATCTGAAGAAAGTTGTACAAGAAACCATTCAAACTTTATCAGCTTTGGGGGATATCTCAGTTTCTTACGAATGTGAACCTGTCGTTATAAATATTAATCAGTCTATTCCCTGCTCGCTGATTGTAAGTGAGGTTATTTACTTTCTTGCGAAGTTTGGTTTCCAGGAGGTGGAAGATCCGGCAATAATTATCTCGCTATTTGAGAAGGAGAAAGAGGATGTTCAGGTTAACATTCAGGATAACGGAACCTCTATCAAAAAATATCTAACTGACGAGGAAGGTGACGGAGTTGGTTTTCAGTTGATCCAGGTATTGTCCCGGCAATTAGAAGCGGAGTTTGATTATACCGAAGGAGATGCAGAGAACAAGTTTACGTTACGGTTTAGTAAGTCTGATCGAGGAGGAGCGGGAAGCCACTTTTTGTAAGTTTTTCTACTCCGTTCGAACTTTAAAAACAATCGCTTTCTCATCCGGAGTTTTATTGGGCATTGTAACTGTTAATGAGTTATCGTTCTGATTCCAGGCAATCTCTTCAGAACTTCCTAAGACGGATATTTCTGAAATGGCTTTTCCATCTAAGTTACCGGCGTTGAGTTCATCAAATTGAAACTCTGTATTTGCTCCCGGCCATCCGAGGATCATCGCATAAAGAATATCACCCCGTCGGGTGTATCGAACGTCTTCTGCTGTAAATCCTTCGGCATCCGTCACTCCTCCAAATTGCCCTTCCTGTAGTTGAGTGGGTCCTTCTCCGTACACTATCCAGGGACGGCTGCCATAGATCGCCTCGCCATTTATTTCGAGCCAATCTCCGATTTCAAGAAGCACTTCTTTCTGATTTTCGGGAATGGTTCCATCAGCCATTGGAGAGATGTTTAACAACAACTGACCATTTTTACTAACAATATCAATCAACGAATGCAGCACAATGGATGTACTTTTAATCCCGAGCCCTTCCGTGTAGCACCAGCTTCCCATGCTGATGGTGTCATCCGTTAAAAAGGGATGCTCATTGATCTCGCTGGCACGGCCTTTTTCATAATCCAACACACTTACACTCAGGGGAAGGTCCTCCTGTTTTCGGGTCACAACCACATCCTTATCCCACTCTTGAGCCTTATTGAAATAGTATGCCAGGTAATCTGTCTGAACGCTATCCGGGATTTCATCCAGCCAGGAATCAAACCACATAATATCGGGCTGATATTTATCGATTACCTCTTTCAACTTATTATTCCACATTTTAAGGAACTCCTCCCGGGGTAAATATCCATATAGGATGGCTCTTTTCGGATCATCCAGCAGGGATGGATAATGCTCCATCACATAAGAATAATGCCCGGTCCACTCATCTTCTCCTTCCGGTTTCCAAAGGTTATTTCGTGCATGGTGAAAGCTGGTGATCAATTTCATGCCGTGCCCTCGTATAGCTTCAGCTAATTCTCCTGTGATGTCTCGTCTGGGACCCATATCGGCGGCATTCCAGGGAGTGATTTCGCTGTCCCACATCGAAAAGCCATCGTGGTGTTCGGCTACCGGGCCTGCAAATTGTGCTCCGGCTTTTTTAAAAAGCGAGGCCCACTCCTGTGGATCAAAATTTTCGGCTGTGAACATCGGTACAAAATCAGGATAGCCGAATTCAGAAGGGGAACCATAATTTTCAGTATGAAATTCGAATACTTCTTGTCCCCATGTTTCCTCTCCCTGCTCTTCTAAATCTGGTGCATACATGTGGCGGGGATACCACTCATTGTTAAAAGCCGGCACCGAGTACACTCCCCAGTGGAAGTAGATTCCAAATTTAGCATTCCGAAACCAATCAGGGGCTTCTGTATGTTCGGACAGCGATTCCCAATTGGGTTCATATATTTTTTCATCATCTGCAGATTGTGCTAAAATAGCTGTGGGGATTAAACCCAGAAAAACGAGAGTCAGAATCAATTTATTCATAAAAGTTAGGATGGTATGATGGGTAAAATTTCAGGTATACCTTGGCTAACGTTCTGTCAACATCGGATTCACAGATCATCATAGACTTCCGAAGTCTGCCGAAACGTTGCTAAAGTTAGATCCTTGTTTCAATAACGAAAGTATTGATGTTGTTCTGTAAGACTTCGGAAGTCTTATCAAATTCAATTATACTGAAATAGTTAGTAGATTTCGTGAGTAAAATATGAAGAGACGATTACTTCCGTTATTTGAAAAGAATTAATGATACTTGAAAGATCTTTTGCATGTATAAAAAACTTTTTTACTCAGTACTGCTTATTTTTTTGATGTTTCCTTCCACCTATCTGTTTGCACAAAATGATGATGGATTCAAGATTGCCAGAGTGCAATATCGCGGAGGCGGGGATTGGTATAATGTGCCCTCATCTCTAACGAATCTGATTGAGTTCACCAAAAACCGTGTACCGATCAGTATCAACGCGGAGTATGATGATGTACAGCTTGGAAGCCGGGATATCTTCAACTATCCATTTTTGTTTATGACGGGGCATGGCAATATCACCGTGAATGATGCCGAGATGGAAAATCTTCGAACCTATCTCGAGAACGGTGGTTTTCTGTATGTGGATGATGATTATGGGATGGATCAATATGTTCGAGAAATTCTGCAAAATATTTTTCCGGAAGAACGGTTTTTTGAGCTTCCGGCCAATCACCCCATCTACAGCAATGTCTATAATTTTCCCGATGGCCGTCCGCCAAAAGTGCATGAGCATGATGGCGAGCCTCCACAGGCATTTGCCGTTTACAAAAATGGCCGCATGGTTTTGCTCTACACCTACGAATCCAATCCCTCTGATGGCTGGGCATTTGATGAATTTGATAACCCCCAGGATGTGACCGATGCGGCGCTGCAGTTTGGTGTGAATTTGCTGGTGTATGCGTTGACGAATCCTTGATTAGATCTCAAGAACCTGACAGAGTACGAAGCGGAGCGAAGTTCCTGAGAGTTCGCATCTCCAAAAAGATTCATTGCGAAACAAAAGTACAACTCTGGCAGGAATCCAAAAAGCGGATACTCTGCCAGGTTGTTTGACTTGAAGAATGCTTGTGGAAAGTTTTTCACGGCTCAGGCGAGCCGTGTTACATAGATCGGCTCGCCTGAGCCGATTAATTGTTTGGAAGTTCTCTCTTGCCTGTCCCGAAACTTCCTATCGTGTGGACACATCTTCTACATTATTCAATTATATACCAAGATCCTTGTGAAGCCGTGCAGGCATAATAAGCTTATCATGAGATCCCTCCATGCGTTCGCTACGCTCTTTAGTCGGGATGACACAGGATGTGGTGGGTATCAGCGGCGGGCAGTACATGACCGTGTTTGCCAAACACGACCCTGTATGCCCGCCGCTTCCATCACCCCTTGTCGTCGTCATCCCGACTAGAGAGCGCGAGCGAACGCATGGACGGGATTTTACTGATCAGGGTCTGCAGCTGGAGGGATCTCTGATAACTATTGATCATTGATTCCGGTAAATGTCTTAAAGATAAACTTGTGTCCACACGATAGGACCATTCGGGGAGAGGGGATTTAGGGGTGTGTCAGAATTAAGCTGAAAAAAGAGCAAATGATGGTTTCACATGAACCCACCCCTGATAGCACGCTGAACGCTTTGCTATCTGTCCCCTCCCAAGAGGGGAGTTTTCATCAAACAAAGAAAACAACCATCAATGCATAGCTAATAATTGCCAAAAGTCCTGCCAAAATTGCCAAAGGAAACTGCGTGGTTACGTGGTCCATCAGATCGCAGCCGGTAGCCAGCGAGCTCAAAATGGTTGTATCGGAAATGGGCGAGCATTGATCGCCAAATACGGCGCCTCCGATTACGGCGGAAAAACAGAGTGTCAGAAAAAACGGATCGGGTACAACCGCCCAGGCCAGCGGAACGGCAACCGGGAACACCACTGCGTATGTGCCCCATGAGGTTCCGGTTGAGAAAGCAATAATCATACAGAGAACCATCAAAACACCGGGGAGAAAAGCGGGAAGTACGAGATCACCCAGGATAGAAACCACATAGGGGGCTGTCCCCACAGCATCTGCCACTTCTTTAAGAGATACTGCCAGAGCCAAAATAATAGCTCCGATTGTAACCCCTTTACACCCGTCAATAAATCCATCAATTACCTCCTGGAGTTTCATCCCTTTCGCCATGGCAATGCCTAAACCTACAAGAACGGCCATCACAAATGCTTCGGCGATGAGAAGTGTGGGATCTTCTCGCTGCCCCATAAAGAAATAAGAGACCACAAAGGGAATGATCGCAACTCCAAGCAAAGCCCCAATCGGACCAAAGAAATCAATCAGGCCGGGATTGTAATCTTCGGGGACTCTTTTTTGAGTGAGTTCATCGGCGGCCATTGGGGTAGCATCGGAGCGATCCAGCGGACCGCCTTCCCTTGCCCGTTTAATGGCAGTGCGCATCTTTTTACCGGGAACCCACGGCAGTTTCTCCCACGCAAAAAGAAGAGTAATCAGGATGGCAAAAATGGCGTAAAAGTTGTATTTGATCGCATCAAAAAAGAAGATCACACCATCCATCGGTTCCGAAAACATCGGAAGGGTTCCCACAACTAATCCGCTCACATAAAATGGCCACACGTTAAAGGGTATCAAGGTGGCGGCTGGAGAGGCTGTAGAATCGACCATGTAGGCCAGCTCCTCGTGGGAAACCTTGTGCTTGTCGGCTACCGGGCGAACTGTTGCCCCTGTTAATACCGTGCTGATGGTTCCGCCCTGGTGAAAAATGAGGCCCATAATCCAGGTGAAAAACTTTGCGGTTTTAGGGCCGCGTACCATCTTGTTACTGGCCCATGTGGCAAACTCTTCTGCTCCGCCGGTGCGGGTCCAGATTCCAATCAAACCGCCCAGTGCCCACAGGTAAACCAGCAAAATAAGCGCAAAACTTTCGGTACCGATGGAGGGAATTAAAAAACTCTGAACAATATTGACCTCTCCGGCAATCACCCCGCCCAGGCAAACGCCAATAAAAAGTGCACTCACAACCTCCCGGGTCCAGAATGCCAAAACAATGGCAACAAGCGGGGGCATGACAGACCAAAAACCGTAATGCCCATCCTGTTCGGGGAAAGCATCTGTAAATCCGAGATAAAACCCGGCAATAATCAAAGCGATAAAAAAACCGGTAATAATACGCCGGCGGTTTTTAGGATCCCCAAATCGGCTCTGAATGTAGTTTTCGGTTTGAGTCATGAGTGTTGATAATTATGAGTTCGGTCTGAAAATTTGTTAAAGATATCCGAACGGGAATAAAATAGCTATCAAGCTACAGCTTTCAGAATGAATAACTGAAGGATGGTTGTGAGTTGTTCTAAAGTTCGAAGTTTGGGATGAGATTTTACAGAGAGAATCACACCTGTCCAAAACGTTTCTCCCTGATCAGCTAATGCGGAGTACTTATTTAGCGCGAAAGACGCTCGGTTCAAGACCATTCATCGTTTCGCCCTCTCCCGCGGGAGAGTATGTGTTTAGCGAATGACTGTCAATCTAACCGTTGAATAGAGAACCTTGTAGAGTATGGAATACCGATATGCGATTGGAGATATTCGATCTCAGATATACGATCTGAACCTCTTCTTCTAGATCTGCAATCGAATATCGCATATCTCCAATCTGAGATCAAAAAAATTCTGCATTCAGCCGCTAAACAGATACGCGGGAGAGGGGCGAAGGGGTGAGGGGGACACACCGGTTTTGCCAGTTGATTCGATTTTTATCTACAGATCGCTAAACAAATACAATGCTGATCCGTTGAATAACGTTTATTAGAAATTTTCTCGAAAGTTTTTTTAAGTGTATTTTAACCCCCTATTTTTGAACTGTTGTATTCGCTAAAATGGAAATGGGTTTAAAGATTCCATTCAGTTAACTTTACAAAACATCTCTAATTTTTTGATGCTTTTATTCAGGCATTTTTTTTAACAGACTAAGCGTCCCGTATTTGTACTGCAATTTTACCGGTTCGCACTAAATTTTTTAACATACTATTTTAAATGAAGAATCCTTTTCGAAGAAATGCTCCTGATCAGGAGCATGTAATATCGCCACACAAAGGCGGTTTGGGTACCTTTGGAGGTGTATTTACTCCCTCTATTCTTACCATACTTGGGGTTATCATGTACCTTCGCTTTGGTTGGGTCGTTGGTAATGTCGGGCTGATAGGAACCCTTCTGATTGTTACGATAGCAACATCCATTACCTTTCTCACAGCCCTTTCCATAGCTGCTATTGCAACGGATCAGCGTGTTCGTATTGGCGGGGCTTATTATATGATCAGCCGCTCCCTGGGTATTGAATCGGGTGGGGCTATCGGAATTCCGCTTTATATTGCCCTGGCTTTTTCCGTGGCTCTCTACACTGTTGGTTTTGCCGAAAGTGTAGTCGGTGTATTTCCATCACTTGATATGCAAGTAGTAGGTATAATTACTACGGTTGGAGTAGCCGCATTGGCGCTAATCTCTGCAAAAGTGGCCATCCGTGCCCAGTACTTTATCATGTTTGGGATTGTATTATCGCTGTTATCCCTCGCTTTCGGGAGCCCGATTGAACAATCGAACATAGAGATGTGGGGGGCCTCTAATCAGAATTCGGAAGGATTCTGGGTTGTGTTTGCTGTGTTTTTCCCCGCTGTTACAGGTATTATGGCCGGGGTTAATATGTCGGGTGACCTGGAAAATCCGGCCAAATCAATACCCCGGGGTACATTTTATGCCATTGGGGTGGGATATCTGGTTTATATGGCTTTACCCATTATTTTGGCAAACAGGGCCGATGCACTCACCCTGATTGAAGATCCGCTGATTATGCGCAGGATGTCGTATTGGGGAGATGCCATTCTGATTGGTGTTTGGGGAGCCACCTTGTCCAGTGCGGTGGGAAGCATTCTGGGAGCTCCGCGGGTGCTGCAGGCCCTTGCAAGAGACGGTGTGTTACCCCGCTGGCTCAGGTGGCTGGGGCGCGGCGACGGGGAAGACGACTCCCCCCGTATCGGTACTCTTCTTACATTAGCTGTTGCACTCGTTGCAGTATGGTTTGGGGATTTGAACCTGATTGCCCCTGTACTTACCATGTTTTTTCTAACCACCTATGGCGTATTAAATATTGCGGCCGGTATCGAACGGTTACTAAAAAGCCCTTCATTTCGTCCCAAATTCGAGGTCCACTGGTTTTTCTCCCTTTTGGGTGCTGTAGGATGTATCGCTGTTATGTTTTTAATCAATGCAGTGGCAACCGGTATCGCATTTTTGTTCGTAATTATAATTTATACGTGGCTGCAGCAGCGGGAAATGAAAGCGGCCTGGGGAGATGTTAAAAATGGCATCTGGATGGCGATTACTCGTGCAGGACTAATGCGTATCAGTGAAAGTGAGGAATCAAAAACCTGGCGGCCGCATCCCCTCGTACTTTCCGGAGCTCCAACGAAACGCTGGCATTTAATTGAGCTTGCCTCTTTGCTAACCCACAATCGGGGAATCTTAACCACTGCCACTATTTTAACGACCAAGAATATTAGTTCCGAACGAAGAAAAAATATGGAGTCTAATATCCGAGAATTTTTAAATAAGCGAAGTGTCCAGAGTTTAGTCAGAGTAACAACGGCTCCCGATGCTTTTGAGGGCGGCAAACGACTGATAGAGTCGTATGGATTAGGTGCCTTGGTTCCAAACACGGTGATTTTAGGTGACAGTGAAAATGAAGAACACCGGGAAAAATATTGCGATATGATCGCCCATATTCACAACCAGCAACGGAATGTGATGGTGGTTCATGATAATGAAGAGAAAGGGTACGGAAATCGCAAATATATTGATATCTGGTGGGGCGGCTTAAAAGGGAATGGCGGACTGATGATTATTCTTGCCTACTTGTTGCAAAGCAGCCGGAACTGGTATGACGCGGAAGTACGCCTCAAGATGGTGGTGGACGATAAAAAAGCAGAAGAAGATGCAAGAAGAAACCTGATACAAATTACGGATAAAATCCGTACCGGAGCTAAACCTGAGGTAATTGCTGCAAACGGACGTACTTTTAATGAAATACTCCACGAATCATCCAGTGATGCTGATTTGATATTTCTTGGAATGGCCGAACCAGATAACAATTTTCCTACCTATTATAAAAGTTTACAGCAACGTTTAAGCGGGTTGCCTACCACTATTATGGTTTTGGCCGCTGAAGAAATTTCGTTCGGAGAGGTATTAATGCAGCAGGATAATTTCCAGGAAGAGTAGAAAAAGATTTGAAAAAATTACCAAAGGGTGGAAAACGAAAGCGAGCGAGGGAATTAAACGTGTGAAAGAACAGCTTGGGCTAAGCACATCTCCGGATACAAGCGGAGAGAATTGAGCAAAACCCTCTTTTACAGACCCTGAAAAAAATCATTCTGAATTGAATTCAGAATCTCTAAGTTTTTTTTAGGCAGATGGATAATGGGTGAATACTGAGATTTAATTGCAGTGAGGTGGATAATGGGTGAATACTGAGATTTAATTGCAGTGAGGAGGTCTTCGGATGAATGCGTTAGCTAAGATTGACAGTGAGTTCTCGCACTCATCCGGTATTTGCCGGGTGGCTTTTTTCTTTGAGGAAGGGAAATAAGACATGGTATTTTTAAGAAGTGGCAATGTATTTCTTAGCTGATAAAAAAATCTTGTTCAAAACAATACATTTATTTGGCAAGAAAAATACCATGTCTGATAAGGCTACTTAACCAAATTCACATCTTACAAACAAAAAATTCCACCAGCGATAGCCCCAGGTATCCTCCTCAATCACATCAAAATCATTTTCCGTCAACAGGTCTTTCAGTTCAGGAAGGGTCCG comes from Balneolaceae bacterium and encodes:
- a CDS encoding DUF3095 domain-containing protein; translated protein: MTDNSNFYDNLPEFSDFRKVSDGALYHPVPDDWWIIAGDIRNSTEAIENGKYKEVNMAGASIIAGISNLFKDFGSLPFTFGGDGSIVLVPDQKHSEIKQTLAFCRQAIQDSFGLDMRTGSVPVADVRKEGLDVKVAKMRLSETTSQAVFWGDGLEYAESLIKDKEKDEDEPQDGYVANLEGLECRWQEIPPDQEEITSYIIKATGKNDTENSEIYEECLKKIDDIYGSLNDRNPISEAKLIFKKSWKKLAVEWKIRTWKPTLKKKLKYAWKLLFQLTSGIYLMKSNTETKNTDWGRYKSDLIKHVDFRKFSEALRFVASGTSEERMKVEDFLEEMHNKGKLFYGVHSSNSLIITCYVTNYHREHIHFVDGMDGGYAMAAKKMKKQVKESR
- a CDS encoding alpha-L-fucosidase, producing the protein MNKLILTLVFLGLIPTAILAQSADDEKIYEPNWESLSEHTEAPDWFRNAKFGIYFHWGVYSVPAFNNEWYPRHMYAPDLEEQGEETWGQEVFEFHTENYGSPSEFGYPDFVPMFTAENFDPQEWASLFKKAGAQFAGPVAEHHDGFSMWDSEITPWNAADMGPRRDITGELAEAIRGHGMKLITSFHHARNNLWKPEGEDEWTGHYSYVMEHYPSLLDDPKRAILYGYLPREEFLKMWNNKLKEVIDKYQPDIMWFDSWLDEIPDSVQTDYLAYYFNKAQEWDKDVVVTRKQEDLPLSVSVLDYEKGRASEINEHPFLTDDTISMGSWCYTEGLGIKSTSIVLHSLIDIVSKNGQLLLNISPMADGTIPENQKEVLLEIGDWLEINGEAIYGSRPWIVYGEGPTQLQEGQFGGVTDAEGFTAEDVRYTRRGDILYAMILGWPGANTEFQFDELNAGNLDGKAISEISVLGSSEEIAWNQNDNSLTVTMPNKTPDEKAIVFKVRTE
- a CDS encoding DUF4159 domain-containing protein, with protein sequence MYKKLFYSVLLIFLMFPSTYLFAQNDDGFKIARVQYRGGGDWYNVPSSLTNLIEFTKNRVPISINAEYDDVQLGSRDIFNYPFLFMTGHGNITVNDAEMENLRTYLENGGFLYVDDDYGMDQYVREILQNIFPEERFFELPANHPIYSNVYNFPDGRPPKVHEHDGEPPQAFAVYKNGRMVLLYTYESNPSDGWAFDEFDNPQDVTDAALQFGVNLLVYALTNP
- a CDS encoding Na-K-Cl cotransporter — its product is MKNPFRRNAPDQEHVISPHKGGLGTFGGVFTPSILTILGVIMYLRFGWVVGNVGLIGTLLIVTIATSITFLTALSIAAIATDQRVRIGGAYYMISRSLGIESGGAIGIPLYIALAFSVALYTVGFAESVVGVFPSLDMQVVGIITTVGVAALALISAKVAIRAQYFIMFGIVLSLLSLAFGSPIEQSNIEMWGASNQNSEGFWVVFAVFFPAVTGIMAGVNMSGDLENPAKSIPRGTFYAIGVGYLVYMALPIILANRADALTLIEDPLIMRRMSYWGDAILIGVWGATLSSAVGSILGAPRVLQALARDGVLPRWLRWLGRGDGEDDSPRIGTLLTLAVALVAVWFGDLNLIAPVLTMFFLTTYGVLNIAAGIERLLKSPSFRPKFEVHWFFSLLGAVGCIAVMFLINAVATGIAFLFVIIIYTWLQQREMKAAWGDVKNGIWMAITRAGLMRISESEESKTWRPHPLVLSGAPTKRWHLIELASLLTHNRGILTTATILTTKNISSERRKNMESNIREFLNKRSVQSLVRVTTAPDAFEGGKRLIESYGLGALVPNTVILGDSENEEHREKYCDMIAHIHNQQRNVMVVHDNEEKGYGNRKYIDIWWGGLKGNGGLMIILAYLLQSSRNWYDAEVRLKMVVDDKKAEEDARRNLIQITDKIRTGAKPEVIAANGRTFNEILHESSSDADLIFLGMAEPDNNFPTYYKSLQQRLSGLPTTIMVLAAEEISFGEVLMQQDNFQEE
- a CDS encoding Na+/H+ antiporter NhaC family protein: MTQTENYIQSRFGDPKNRRRIITGFFIALIIAGFYLGFTDAFPEQDGHYGFWSVMPPLVAIVLAFWTREVVSALFIGVCLGGVIAGEVNIVQSFLIPSIGTESFALILLVYLWALGGLIGIWTRTGGAEEFATWASNKMVRGPKTAKFFTWIMGLIFHQGGTISTVLTGATVRPVADKHKVSHEELAYMVDSTASPAATLIPFNVWPFYVSGLVVGTLPMFSEPMDGVIFFFDAIKYNFYAIFAILITLLFAWEKLPWVPGKKMRTAIKRAREGGPLDRSDATPMAADELTQKRVPEDYNPGLIDFFGPIGALLGVAIIPFVVSYFFMGQREDPTLLIAEAFVMAVLVGLGIAMAKGMKLQEVIDGFIDGCKGVTIGAIILALAVSLKEVADAVGTAPYVVSILGDLVLPAFLPGVLMVLCMIIAFSTGTSWGTYAVVFPVAVPLAWAVVPDPFFLTLCFSAVIGGAVFGDQCSPISDTTILSSLATGCDLMDHVTTQFPLAILAGLLAIISYALMVVFFV
- a CDS encoding rhodanese-like domain-containing protein; this encodes MTTTVKTLQRIDAKTLNQRLKGTQPPILINALGKDAFIARHIPGSINIPTENAEMAQNVIPYKDAEIVVYCANADCTASPELAEKLEDMGYTNVKDFPEGLAGWRSAGFNLVGEEA
- a CDS encoding histidine kinase dimerization/phosphoacceptor domain -containing protein, whose protein sequence is MDENQSSDFQNNENLNHLLELIGQINSNLEINDVLQNIIEAAKTITNSEASSVFLLDKETDELILTVPTGPVREKVHGQRFPKDQGIAGWVATNAKAQIVNDVSSDERFYGDFDPGAFTTRNILCVPMKNQSEEVIGVLQAINKKNGAGYRDSEVYLFQALAHQAAIAITNTRLHDERKTLLSEIHHRVKNNMAIISGLIQLEALNEPDEAVQRKLLKSVTRISSMAAVHEQLYESESLSRLNYKKNLKKVVQETIQTLSALGDISVSYECEPVVININQSIPCSLIVSEVIYFLAKFGFQEVEDPAIIISLFEKEKEDVQVNIQDNGTSIKKYLTDEEGDGVGFQLIQVLSRQLEAEFDYTEGDAENKFTLRFSKSDRGGAGSHFL